The following proteins are encoded in a genomic region of Pseudorca crassidens isolate mPseCra1 chromosome 1, mPseCra1.hap1, whole genome shotgun sequence:
- the SPATA7 gene encoding spermatogenesis-associated protein 7 isoform X2, with protein sequence MDGRRRVRATSVLPRYGPPCLFKGHLSTKSNAAVDCSVPLSMSASIKYADQQRREKLKKGLARCERELKLTKTAMQSNSKSNSKSLFNTLQKPPGEPQDEDAMLIEEVNRFPSFKRSPVTSSERLHLNPPKSDKVLTNGTEKNSSSFLSSMDHAASGPRKSSSGTSYSRRPRSTSLNSQRFQLVISKAPSGDLLDKHSELFSNRHLPFTPRTLKTEAKSFLSQYRYYTPAKRKKDFTDQQIEAETQTQLSSFQSDFETVEIKNFTDSEMNIKQASSCMSYGTKGKITPLPLQGHELPWDEVKDSALQCSSSRAVCQCSLQPPSGRKIYSDEEELLYLSFIEDVTDEILKLGLFSNRFLERLFERHIKQNKHHLEEEKMRHLLHILKVDLGCISKENSVMLDDVGMLHLLDFEKAENSEQNEYKNEQDLAIQQERQEYQKALTMLLSVPKDENKIVSSPNEFFLPVYKSQDSEGVIIQQVNDETNLGTSVWDEKNVSMSDSLLDQETSVNVIEGDKDNEKVETSNELCCFSTALSPSVQLCSVNDGNQDMEGPTLKIMEMSIEDRSFDA encoded by the exons atgcAGACCAACAACGAAGAGAGAAACTCAAAAAGGGATTAGCACGGTGTGAAAGGGAATTGAAATTAACTAAAACTGCAATGCAATCCAATTCTAAAAGTAATTCCAAGTCATTATTTAACACTCTACAAAAG CCTCCAGGAGAACCACAAGATGAAGATGCTATGTTAATCGAAGAAGTGAACAGATTTCCATCCTTTAAAAGGTCACCAGTAACTTCTTCAGAGCGACTACACTTAAATCCACCTAAATCCGATAAAGTCCTCACAAATGGTACTGAGAAGAACTCCAGTTCCTTCCTGTCCAGCATGGATCACGCTGCCTCTGGGCCCAGGAAATCATCCTCTGGAACCTCCTACAGCAGAAGGCCCCGGAGCACATCCCTAAATTCCCAGCGGTTTCAGTTAGTAATTTCAAAAGCACCCAGTGGGGACCTTTTGGATAAACATTCTGAACTCTTTTCTAACAGACATTTGCCATTCACCCCACGCactttaaaaacagaagcaaaatctTTCCTGTCACAGTATCGATATTATACacctgccaaaagaaaaaaggattttaCAGATCAGCAGATAGAAGCTGAAACTCAGACTCAATTAAGCAG ctTTCAATCTGATTTTGAGACAGTTGAGATTAAGAACTTCACAGATTCAGAAATGAACATAAAGCAG GCATCTAGCTGTATGTCGTATGgtaccaaaggaaaaataacccCTTTACCTTTACAAGGACATGAATTACCATGGGATGAGGTTAAAGACAGTGCTCTTCAGTGCTCCTCATCAAG GGCGGTATGTCAATGTTCCCTGCAGcctccttcagggagaaaaatctATTCTGA TGAAGAAGAACTGTTGTATCTGAGTTTCATTGAAGATGTAACAGATGAAATTTTGAAACTTGGTTTATTTTCAAAcag GTTTCTAGAACGACTGTTTGAGagacatataaaacaaaataaacatcatTTGGAGGAG gaAAAAATGCGCCACCTGCTACATATCCTAAAGGTGGACTTAGGCTGCATTTCCAAGGAAAACTCAGTAATGCTAGATGATGTTGGTATGTTGCATTTACTTGATTTTGAAAAGGCTGAGAATTCAgaacaaaatgaatataaaaatgaacaagattTAGCCATTCAACAGGAACGTCAAGAATACCAAAAAGCTTTGACTATGTTATTGTCTGTTCCAAAGGATGAGAACAAGATAGTCTCTTCACCAAATGAATTTTTCCTGCCTGTCTATAAATCACAGGATTCAGAAGGGGTTATAATTCAACAGGTAAATGATGAAACGAATCTTGGAACTTCAGTTTGggatgaaaaaaatgtaagtatGTCAGACAGTTTACTAGACCAAGAAACTTCTGTGAATGTCATTGAAGGAGACAAAGACAATGAAAAAGTCGAGACTTCAAATGAATTGTGTTGTTTTAGCACAGCACTCTCCCCGTCTGTTCAGTTATGCAGTGTCAACGATGGTAATCAGGACATGGAAGGACCAACTCTTAAAATCATGGAAATGAGCATTGAGGACCGATCTTTCGATGCTTGA
- the SPATA7 gene encoding spermatogenesis-associated protein 7 isoform X3, whose protein sequence is MSASIKYADQQRREKLKKGLARCERELKLTKTAMQSNSKSNSKSLFNTLQKPPGEPQDEDAMLIEEVNRFPSFKRSPVTSSERLHLNPPKSDKVLTNGTEKNSSSFLSSMDHAASGPRKSSSGTSYSRRPRSTSLNSQRFQLVISKAPSGDLLDKHSELFSNRHLPFTPRTLKTEAKSFLSQYRYYTPAKRKKDFTDQQIEAETQTQLSSFQSDFETVEIKNFTDSEMNIKQASSCMSYGTKGKITPLPLQGHELPWDEVKDSALQCSSSRAVCQCSLQPPSGRKIYSDEEELLYLSFIEDVTDEILKLGLFSNRFLERLFERHIKQNKHHLEEEKMRHLLHILKVDLGCISKENSVMLDDVGMLHLLDFEKAENSEQNEYKNEQDLAIQQERQEYQKALTMLLSVPKDENKIVSSPNEFFLPVYKSQDSEGVIIQQVNDETNLGTSVWDEKNVSMSDSLLDQETSVNVIEGDKDNEKVETSNELCCFSTALSPSVQLCSVNDGNQDMEGPTLKIMEMSIEDRSFDA, encoded by the exons atgcAGACCAACAACGAAGAGAGAAACTCAAAAAGGGATTAGCACGGTGTGAAAGGGAATTGAAATTAACTAAAACTGCAATGCAATCCAATTCTAAAAGTAATTCCAAGTCATTATTTAACACTCTACAAAAG CCTCCAGGAGAACCACAAGATGAAGATGCTATGTTAATCGAAGAAGTGAACAGATTTCCATCCTTTAAAAGGTCACCAGTAACTTCTTCAGAGCGACTACACTTAAATCCACCTAAATCCGATAAAGTCCTCACAAATGGTACTGAGAAGAACTCCAGTTCCTTCCTGTCCAGCATGGATCACGCTGCCTCTGGGCCCAGGAAATCATCCTCTGGAACCTCCTACAGCAGAAGGCCCCGGAGCACATCCCTAAATTCCCAGCGGTTTCAGTTAGTAATTTCAAAAGCACCCAGTGGGGACCTTTTGGATAAACATTCTGAACTCTTTTCTAACAGACATTTGCCATTCACCCCACGCactttaaaaacagaagcaaaatctTTCCTGTCACAGTATCGATATTATACacctgccaaaagaaaaaaggattttaCAGATCAGCAGATAGAAGCTGAAACTCAGACTCAATTAAGCAG ctTTCAATCTGATTTTGAGACAGTTGAGATTAAGAACTTCACAGATTCAGAAATGAACATAAAGCAG GCATCTAGCTGTATGTCGTATGgtaccaaaggaaaaataacccCTTTACCTTTACAAGGACATGAATTACCATGGGATGAGGTTAAAGACAGTGCTCTTCAGTGCTCCTCATCAAG GGCGGTATGTCAATGTTCCCTGCAGcctccttcagggagaaaaatctATTCTGA TGAAGAAGAACTGTTGTATCTGAGTTTCATTGAAGATGTAACAGATGAAATTTTGAAACTTGGTTTATTTTCAAAcag GTTTCTAGAACGACTGTTTGAGagacatataaaacaaaataaacatcatTTGGAGGAG gaAAAAATGCGCCACCTGCTACATATCCTAAAGGTGGACTTAGGCTGCATTTCCAAGGAAAACTCAGTAATGCTAGATGATGTTGGTATGTTGCATTTACTTGATTTTGAAAAGGCTGAGAATTCAgaacaaaatgaatataaaaatgaacaagattTAGCCATTCAACAGGAACGTCAAGAATACCAAAAAGCTTTGACTATGTTATTGTCTGTTCCAAAGGATGAGAACAAGATAGTCTCTTCACCAAATGAATTTTTCCTGCCTGTCTATAAATCACAGGATTCAGAAGGGGTTATAATTCAACAGGTAAATGATGAAACGAATCTTGGAACTTCAGTTTGggatgaaaaaaatgtaagtatGTCAGACAGTTTACTAGACCAAGAAACTTCTGTGAATGTCATTGAAGGAGACAAAGACAATGAAAAAGTCGAGACTTCAAATGAATTGTGTTGTTTTAGCACAGCACTCTCCCCGTCTGTTCAGTTATGCAGTGTCAACGATGGTAATCAGGACATGGAAGGACCAACTCTTAAAATCATGGAAATGAGCATTGAGGACCGATCTTTCGATGCTTGA
- the SPATA7 gene encoding spermatogenesis-associated protein 7 isoform X4 produces MQSNSKSNSKSLFNTLQKPPGEPQDEDAMLIEEVNRFPSFKRSPVTSSERLHLNPPKSDKVLTNGTEKNSSSFLSSMDHAASGPRKSSSGTSYSRRPRSTSLNSQRFQLVISKAPSGDLLDKHSELFSNRHLPFTPRTLKTEAKSFLSQYRYYTPAKRKKDFTDQQIEAETQTQLSSFQSDFETVEIKNFTDSEMNIKQASSCMSYGTKGKITPLPLQGHELPWDEVKDSALQCSSSRAVCQCSLQPPSGRKIYSDEEELLYLSFIEDVTDEILKLGLFSNRFLERLFERHIKQNKHHLEEEKMRHLLHILKVDLGCISKENSVMLDDVGMLHLLDFEKAENSEQNEYKNEQDLAIQQERQEYQKALTMLLSVPKDENKIVSSPNEFFLPVYKSQDSEGVIIQQVNDETNLGTSVWDEKNVSMSDSLLDQETSVNVIEGDKDNEKVETSNELCCFSTALSPSVQLCSVNDGNQDMEGPTLKIMEMSIEDRSFDA; encoded by the exons ATGCAATCCAATTCTAAAAGTAATTCCAAGTCATTATTTAACACTCTACAAAAG CCTCCAGGAGAACCACAAGATGAAGATGCTATGTTAATCGAAGAAGTGAACAGATTTCCATCCTTTAAAAGGTCACCAGTAACTTCTTCAGAGCGACTACACTTAAATCCACCTAAATCCGATAAAGTCCTCACAAATGGTACTGAGAAGAACTCCAGTTCCTTCCTGTCCAGCATGGATCACGCTGCCTCTGGGCCCAGGAAATCATCCTCTGGAACCTCCTACAGCAGAAGGCCCCGGAGCACATCCCTAAATTCCCAGCGGTTTCAGTTAGTAATTTCAAAAGCACCCAGTGGGGACCTTTTGGATAAACATTCTGAACTCTTTTCTAACAGACATTTGCCATTCACCCCACGCactttaaaaacagaagcaaaatctTTCCTGTCACAGTATCGATATTATACacctgccaaaagaaaaaaggattttaCAGATCAGCAGATAGAAGCTGAAACTCAGACTCAATTAAGCAG ctTTCAATCTGATTTTGAGACAGTTGAGATTAAGAACTTCACAGATTCAGAAATGAACATAAAGCAG GCATCTAGCTGTATGTCGTATGgtaccaaaggaaaaataacccCTTTACCTTTACAAGGACATGAATTACCATGGGATGAGGTTAAAGACAGTGCTCTTCAGTGCTCCTCATCAAG GGCGGTATGTCAATGTTCCCTGCAGcctccttcagggagaaaaatctATTCTGA TGAAGAAGAACTGTTGTATCTGAGTTTCATTGAAGATGTAACAGATGAAATTTTGAAACTTGGTTTATTTTCAAAcag GTTTCTAGAACGACTGTTTGAGagacatataaaacaaaataaacatcatTTGGAGGAG gaAAAAATGCGCCACCTGCTACATATCCTAAAGGTGGACTTAGGCTGCATTTCCAAGGAAAACTCAGTAATGCTAGATGATGTTGGTATGTTGCATTTACTTGATTTTGAAAAGGCTGAGAATTCAgaacaaaatgaatataaaaatgaacaagattTAGCCATTCAACAGGAACGTCAAGAATACCAAAAAGCTTTGACTATGTTATTGTCTGTTCCAAAGGATGAGAACAAGATAGTCTCTTCACCAAATGAATTTTTCCTGCCTGTCTATAAATCACAGGATTCAGAAGGGGTTATAATTCAACAGGTAAATGATGAAACGAATCTTGGAACTTCAGTTTGggatgaaaaaaatgtaagtatGTCAGACAGTTTACTAGACCAAGAAACTTCTGTGAATGTCATTGAAGGAGACAAAGACAATGAAAAAGTCGAGACTTCAAATGAATTGTGTTGTTTTAGCACAGCACTCTCCCCGTCTGTTCAGTTATGCAGTGTCAACGATGGTAATCAGGACATGGAAGGACCAACTCTTAAAATCATGGAAATGAGCATTGAGGACCGATCTTTCGATGCTTGA